A region of Haladaptatus caseinilyticus DNA encodes the following proteins:
- a CDS encoding cytosine permease, giving the protein MTEDSQNKISDTTELEGLSPIPREERTMGLSHYIPVWWSSLIIVQAFAVAFFAVYPHGNLNLVQAGIAIGIGTIIATIFFILNGFPGYEEGIPFAVQTRSAFGIRGAVIPNYLRIIPAIGWLGIGNWIGALALQTITTTLWGFGNVWVYFVLFVLLNVGLALNGITSIKWFDSIAAGILGLLLSYTVYLVLTTQQIPTDVINHPGSWGSQFYATISAAVGFIITGALNASDLSRHLKEKGGSRNHVLGHVFGIAPPMMFMLLVGLVFGVSTGNANPIEAIMIVAPNPLVGSAMLLFVLGAQISTNLTLNILPPTHVFQDSLGITWRQGVVLASALSVVSFPWYLFSSNIFYTFINAYSVFLGPALGILIADYWIIRKRDTDITSLYTVDTSSKFWFVRGFSMSALVSLLLGAVVSVPFLDISWMVGLPIGFVCYYGLKRFEFDQLLADTVADADQRSMKSSND; this is encoded by the coding sequence ATGACCGAAGACTCACAAAACAAAATCAGCGATACGACGGAACTCGAGGGATTGAGTCCTATTCCGCGGGAAGAACGGACGATGGGCCTCTCCCATTATATCCCTGTCTGGTGGTCTTCGCTAATTATCGTCCAAGCGTTTGCTGTCGCGTTTTTCGCCGTCTACCCTCACGGGAATTTGAATCTCGTTCAAGCAGGTATCGCGATCGGGATCGGGACGATCATCGCAACGATATTTTTCATTCTAAACGGGTTCCCCGGCTACGAAGAAGGGATACCGTTTGCCGTACAGACACGATCCGCCTTTGGCATTCGTGGGGCAGTCATTCCGAACTATCTCAGAATCATTCCAGCCATCGGATGGCTTGGTATCGGTAACTGGATCGGTGCGCTCGCGCTTCAAACGATTACGACGACGTTGTGGGGTTTCGGAAACGTCTGGGTGTACTTCGTGCTGTTCGTTCTGTTGAACGTCGGCCTCGCCCTCAATGGGATAACATCGATCAAGTGGTTCGATTCGATCGCCGCGGGGATTTTAGGGTTGTTACTGTCGTATACTGTGTATCTCGTTCTTACGACACAGCAGATACCGACCGACGTCATCAACCATCCTGGGTCGTGGGGAAGCCAGTTCTACGCGACGATTTCGGCAGCGGTCGGGTTCATAATTACTGGCGCCCTCAACGCCTCGGACCTCAGCCGTCATCTCAAGGAAAAGGGAGGCTCTCGTAACCACGTCCTGGGTCACGTCTTCGGCATTGCACCACCGATGATGTTCATGCTATTGGTAGGATTGGTCTTCGGTGTCTCGACCGGAAATGCGAACCCAATCGAGGCGATAATGATCGTCGCCCCCAACCCTCTCGTCGGTAGTGCGATGTTACTGTTCGTGTTGGGTGCACAGATCTCCACGAATCTCACCCTCAACATTCTCCCGCCCACTCACGTTTTCCAAGATTCACTTGGAATCACGTGGCGGCAAGGAGTCGTTCTCGCGAGTGCGCTTTCGGTCGTCTCCTTCCCTTGGTATCTCTTTTCGAGCAACATATTTTATACGTTCATCAACGCTTACTCCGTTTTCCTTGGTCCGGCGCTTGGAATCCTGATCGCGGACTACTGGATCATCAGAAAACGTGATACCGATATCACCTCGCTCTACACGGTCGATACGAGCTCAAAGTTTTGGTTCGTCCGTGGCTTCTCGATGTCGGCACTCGTAAGCCTCCTGTTGGGAGCAGTCGTAAGTGTTCCATTCCTCGACATCTCGTGGATGGTAGGATTGCCGATCGGATTTGTCTGCTATTACGGCTTGAAACGATTCGAATTCGACCAACTTCTCGCCGATACCGTCGCAGACGCTGACCAGCGTTCAATGAAGAGTAGTAACGATTGA
- a CDS encoding LLM class flavin-dependent oxidoreductase — protein MGDPQFDRVGIWNWERKDITDEVRYAQYAESKGLDSVWQGESRLVRDAMTVMGAYTQVTDEIDIAPGVTNCYTRNVALMAQTFSTLDELSGGRMKLGIGAWWDPLATKVGIDRQKPLRRMWEYCTVVRKLFDLENVTYEGQTLDVEDIELDLVRSNASPRDVPIYIGATGPTMHKLTGELVGNGVAGGVFMNYLIPPEHNELGMQKLKEGVEKQGGSIEDVDRPQLIAVSMDEDRQRAIDQARGLVTQYIGQQPHIKKGSGIDPDLGEQVEAELGSWPATAEDIERASALVDDEIVTNVVAAGTPEDVVSRVQDYCDAGCTEPVLYSLGDNVEEVIDVFAEFNSE, from the coding sequence ATGGGAGATCCACAATTCGATCGCGTCGGCATCTGGAACTGGGAACGCAAAGATATCACCGACGAAGTACGATACGCCCAGTATGCAGAATCGAAAGGATTGGACTCCGTGTGGCAGGGAGAGTCGCGTCTCGTTCGGGATGCGATGACTGTCATGGGTGCGTATACACAGGTCACCGACGAAATCGATATCGCACCAGGTGTGACGAATTGCTATACGCGAAACGTGGCGTTGATGGCCCAGACGTTTTCGACGCTTGACGAACTCTCCGGGGGGCGGATGAAGCTCGGCATCGGTGCATGGTGGGACCCCCTCGCAACGAAGGTCGGCATCGACCGTCAAAAGCCGCTTCGAAGGATGTGGGAATACTGTACTGTCGTCCGGAAATTGTTCGACCTCGAAAACGTGACTTACGAAGGTCAAACGCTCGACGTCGAAGATATCGAACTTGATCTCGTCCGTTCGAACGCTTCGCCACGGGATGTCCCGATATACATCGGTGCGACGGGCCCGACGATGCACAAGCTCACCGGCGAGCTGGTAGGCAATGGGGTCGCGGGGGGTGTGTTTATGAACTATCTCATTCCACCCGAACACAACGAACTCGGCATGCAGAAGCTCAAGGAGGGAGTCGAAAAGCAGGGAGGTTCGATCGAGGATGTCGATCGACCACAGTTGATCGCCGTCTCAATGGACGAGGATCGACAACGAGCGATCGATCAGGCCCGCGGGCTCGTGACGCAGTACATCGGACAGCAACCCCACATCAAGAAAGGATCGGGAATCGACCCCGACCTCGGTGAACAGGTCGAGGCAGAGTTGGGAAGTTGGCCCGCGACGGCCGAGGATATCGAACGTGCCAGCGCCCTCGTGGACGACGAGATAGTGACGAACGTCGTCGCTGCGGGGACCCCAGAGGACGTCGTGAGTCGTGTACAGGATTACTGTGATGCAGGGTGTACGGAGCCTGTTCTCTACTCATTGGGTGACAACGTGGAGGAAGTTATCGACGTCTTCGCCGAGTTCAATTCGGAATAA
- a CDS encoding dihydroorotase, with translation MVVETIISGGTVVTATGETDASIAIDDGKIVGIGTEETLPEASETIDASGLLVMPGAIDPHVHIDDMFSIDSYESATGAAAVGGTTSYIDFAWQAWDGELSIWDEDGTLLDGVRRKQEKGEDAVIDYSLHGAITREDPAVFDEIPDVIDAGVTSFKMFTAYEHGLSNGFMNRAIQHIAEEDAVGVFHTEDPSICDSLTEQFKEEGKGDPEWYPKSRPDYAEAMAAEDAARMALEAGMKYYGIHTTCRKAADILEYFQDDGSMIRAETCTHYCTLDDSIFEEMGNLPMIAPPIRKPDDIEAMFEHLHNGCLSVVSTDHCGYRLDQKQVENWWDSAFGANALQVSLPVFYDEAVNRRGFTPSFVVQVMATNPADTFGIPQKGTLETGADADIVLMDPDETYTITADDNVSKAEFSIYEGRTVTGRVKKTLVRGEVVAEDGEVVGEPGYGEFIEREVPDWNTR, from the coding sequence ATGGTAGTTGAAACCATCATTAGCGGTGGAACCGTGGTGACTGCTACGGGGGAAACCGATGCGAGTATCGCGATCGACGATGGGAAAATCGTCGGTATCGGAACGGAAGAAACGTTACCTGAGGCATCCGAAACGATCGATGCATCCGGATTACTCGTTATGCCCGGCGCGATCGATCCACACGTACACATCGACGATATGTTCTCCATCGATAGCTACGAATCCGCGACCGGTGCTGCTGCTGTCGGTGGGACGACGTCCTATATCGACTTTGCATGGCAGGCATGGGACGGTGAGCTGAGTATTTGGGACGAAGATGGGACGCTGTTGGACGGTGTCAGGCGAAAGCAGGAGAAAGGGGAGGATGCGGTGATCGATTACAGTCTTCACGGCGCAATCACGCGGGAGGATCCTGCCGTTTTCGACGAAATCCCCGACGTAATCGATGCTGGTGTGACATCGTTCAAGATGTTCACCGCGTATGAGCACGGCCTTTCGAACGGATTCATGAATAGAGCAATACAGCACATCGCCGAAGAGGATGCCGTCGGTGTGTTTCATACGGAGGACCCGTCGATTTGTGACTCATTGACCGAGCAATTCAAAGAAGAAGGCAAAGGAGACCCCGAATGGTATCCGAAATCACGGCCGGATTATGCGGAAGCCATGGCGGCAGAAGATGCCGCTCGGATGGCACTCGAAGCGGGAATGAAGTACTATGGGATACACACGACGTGCCGGAAAGCAGCCGATATTCTCGAGTACTTCCAAGACGACGGCAGCATGATTCGTGCCGAAACCTGTACCCACTACTGTACACTCGACGATTCGATCTTCGAAGAAATGGGTAACCTGCCGATGATTGCACCGCCGATTCGAAAGCCGGACGACATCGAGGCGATGTTCGAACACCTTCACAACGGCTGTCTGAGCGTCGTTTCGACCGACCACTGTGGATATCGACTCGACCAGAAACAAGTCGAAAACTGGTGGGACAGTGCGTTTGGGGCGAACGCCCTCCAAGTCAGCTTACCGGTGTTTTACGATGAAGCCGTGAATCGCAGGGGTTTCACACCGTCGTTTGTCGTGCAAGTGATGGCCACGAACCCTGCTGACACGTTTGGCATCCCCCAGAAGGGAACGCTGGAAACGGGGGCGGACGCGGATATCGTTCTCATGGATCCGGATGAAACGTATACCATCACGGCCGACGACAACGTAAGCAAAGCCGAATTCTCGATTTACGAAGGGCGAACGGTCACCGGTCGCGTGAAGAAAACCCTCGTCCGAGGTGAAGTCGTCGCGGAAGACGGGGAAGTCGTCGGAGAACCGGGGTATGGGGAGTTCATCGAGCGTGAGGTTCCCGACTGGAATACACGGTAA
- a CDS encoding Zn-dependent hydrolase, with the protein MLIEINRKRFVNAMKKQAEIGATENGGLHRLALSDDDRKIRDWFYEQMDDEGLDIRIDEFGNMFGRREGRNPEQGTILLGSHLDSQPYGGIYDGALGVIAALEFIRTLNDEDIETEHPVEIVNWTNEEGSRYQPAMQGSGVWASNHDLAEEYDKTDEDGNRFEDELERIGYKGEEPATPTENYDGYFELHIEQGPYLEENDVDVGIVTGIVGFTWGAITYRGEADHTGPTPMQYRSDALIGAADVITQIRRIANSLGERTVGSTGFMDVQPNSINIIPGEVTFTWGFRDPSDEIVEDAFDRVLAEAEMAAEREGLDWEWEERMRAPSVDFAERNISAVESATENLGYDAMRIFSGAGHDATHVADVMDTSMVFAVSENGKSHSEEEYTSWDDCYTAANTFANAALELAMED; encoded by the coding sequence ATGCTCATCGAGATAAATCGGAAACGGTTTGTAAATGCGATGAAAAAACAAGCCGAAATAGGCGCTACCGAAAACGGTGGACTCCACCGTTTGGCCCTTTCGGACGACGACCGAAAAATTCGAGACTGGTTTTACGAGCAAATGGACGACGAGGGACTCGACATCCGTATCGATGAGTTTGGAAACATGTTCGGTCGAAGGGAGGGTCGGAACCCCGAACAGGGTACGATTCTGCTCGGTTCTCACCTCGACTCACAACCATACGGGGGAATATACGATGGTGCGCTTGGCGTCATTGCTGCACTCGAGTTCATTCGCACCCTCAATGACGAGGACATAGAGACCGAACATCCAGTCGAGATCGTCAACTGGACGAACGAGGAAGGGTCACGATATCAACCGGCGATGCAAGGAAGTGGTGTGTGGGCCAGTAATCACGATTTGGCGGAAGAGTACGACAAAACGGACGAAGATGGAAATCGGTTCGAGGACGAACTGGAGCGAATAGGATACAAGGGAGAGGAACCTGCGACACCAACGGAGAACTACGACGGCTACTTCGAACTTCACATCGAACAGGGACCGTATCTAGAGGAAAACGACGTCGATGTGGGAATCGTTACGGGCATCGTCGGGTTCACCTGGGGTGCAATTACCTATCGTGGTGAAGCCGACCACACGGGTCCCACGCCGATGCAGTACCGCAGCGATGCACTCATCGGGGCGGCAGACGTGATCACACAGATCCGGCGAATAGCGAACTCGCTCGGGGAGCGAACCGTCGGGTCGACCGGTTTCATGGACGTTCAACCGAACTCGATCAACATCATCCCCGGTGAAGTAACGTTCACCTGGGGCTTTCGTGATCCGAGCGATGAGATCGTCGAAGACGCCTTCGACCGCGTTCTCGCTGAAGCGGAGATGGCAGCGGAACGGGAAGGACTCGACTGGGAGTGGGAAGAACGGATGCGTGCACCGTCCGTCGACTTCGCTGAGAGGAATATCTCGGCGGTCGAGAGCGCCACGGAGAACTTAGGATACGACGCGATGCGGATTTTCAGCGGCGCTGGCCACGATGCCACACACGTCGCCGATGTCATGGATACGTCGATGGTGTTTGCCGTCAGTGAGAATGGAAAGAGTCACTCCGAGGAGGAGTATACGAGCTGGGACGACTGCTACACGGCGGCAAACACGTTCGCGAACGCCGCACTCGAACTCGCAATGGAGGACTAA